From the Fusobacterium ulcerans ATCC 49185 genome, the window AGCAAAAGAATTTGATAGACTGCTGGATCAACTGGAATCTGAGCTTGAAAAATTAGAAAACAACAAGTAAAATTTAGGAATAAAACAGGAAGCAGAATAGGAAATAAAAGTTATAATATTTGATGTTGATATTAAAAATGGCATCAATATCTCAATTAAATAAGAATCTGCTCCATAGAAGAAATATGAATAATAAAAAAGAGTGTCTCAAAGATTGGATATAAATCCTGTTTAAGAGGCACTCTTTTATTTTTATTTTATTTATTCCTGAATAAAACTATTAACCATCATTCCAATAGCTACTAAGATTATTCCAACTATTCCTAAAGTAGTAGGGACAGTGTCATGGAAAACAAGAATACCTCCTGAGAGAGTGAATATAAGCTCTCCAACCTGTGTAGATTCTACAACAGCAAGTTTGTGAGTATCTCCTTTAACCATATCAGTAGCTTTGAAAAACATTATTGTGGCAATAACTCCAGATGAGACAGCAACAATAAAAGATTGAATAAGCTGATTATGGCTTGGAGGTCCTGTCTGCACAAAACCAAATATTACAATGATTATCCAGAATGGAATACTGCATAATGTCATTCCAAATACCCTTTGAAGAGTACTCAATCTGTTGCTGCATAATTCCATCATTTTACGGTTTCCCAGTGGATAAGAAAATGCTGCAAAAAGAACAGGAACAACCACAAAAAGACTGTCAATGATAGATATTTTTTTAGCTTCTTCAGAAAGCATAAGAAATATACCAGTCAAAATAACAAGAGAAACAAGCAGAAACTTTTTTGGAATATGGCTTCTTATTTTTTTCCCATCAACTATTGTGTAAAAAAATGGAGACATAAGAGCACCAGCAATAATAGTCAACTGCCATGTTCCTGCTACCAGCCATGAAGCTCCATATGCTGAAGCAAAACTTAAAGGAGCATAAAAGAATCCAAAACCTACAGTACTCCATATAAACCATGAAACAGGATTTTTTTTGATATCTTCAATAACTGGGGATAATTGTTTTTTTGTTGCTACTATACAAAATAAAATAGGAAGCATAAAGAGATATCTTAAAGATGAACTCCAATACCAGCTTCCTCCTCCTATATTCATCTGTCTATTAAGGACAAATGTAAAGGAAAAGAAAAAAGAGGCTCCTATTCCAAATAAAAGTGCTTTTTTCATTTTATTCTCCTATTAAAAATCTACTTTAAAATAAGTTCAATTTTATCTATTCTATTTTCTTTTATACTTTTTATTTTAAATATAATATCATTTACTTCTATTTCTTTATCAAGATATGTATCATCAGGTATTTCACCTAATATGTCTATTAGATATCCTGATATAGTATTGTGATTTTTAGAAATAATATCTATATCAAGGTTGTCTATAAGGTCATCTATAGAATAAATTCCATCAACTAAGTAAATATGATTATCAATTTTTTCAAGTTTAGGTTCATTATCATCATACTCATCATCAATATTTCCCATTACTTCTTCTACAAGGTCTTCCATAGTTACTATTCCAGAGAAGCCACCATATTCATCTATAAGTATAGCAATATATTTTTTAGATTTCTGCATTTCCTTAAATAATGTATCTATATTTTTACTCTCAGGAACAAGATAAGGTTTACGAAGTATAGAACGAATATCTACATTTTCAAAGCCTTTATTTCTTGCTTCTAAAATAAGGTCTTTTATATAAAGGACACCTATAATATTGTCAATATCCTCTTCATATACAGGTATTCTAGAATGCTTAGTTGAAAGCAGTTCATCTAAATACTCAGTAATAGAAGCATCAATATCAATAGAATAGACATCTGTTCTTGGAATCATTATTTCTGAAGCTAGGATATCATCAAATTCAAATATAGAATTTATCATTTCTTTTTCAGTTTCATTAAATACTCCATTAGCTTGTCCAACTTCTACCATAGATCTTATTTCTT encodes:
- a CDS encoding hemolysin family protein — its product is MDETPGTTNVISQLLFLLILTIANAFFAGAEMATVSVNKNKIKILAEEGNKNAQLLQELLKEPTRFLSTIQVAITLSGFLASASAATSFSYPLNAIMTKLGIPYGETIAIIIVTIILSFFTLVFGELVPKRIALQKAEIVSLFTVKPVLFISKLTSPFIKLLSFSTNFVLQILGMKAENLEENISKEEIRSMVEVGQANGVFNETEKEMINSIFEFDDILASEIMIPRTDVYSIDIDASITEYLDELLSTKHSRIPVYEEDIDNIIGVLYIKDLILEARNKGFENVDIRSILRKPYLVPESKNIDTLFKEMQKSKKYIAILIDEYGGFSGIVTMEDLVEEVMGNIDDEYDDNEPKLEKIDNHIYLVDGIYSIDDLIDNLDIDIISKNHNTISGYLIDILGEIPDDTYLDKEIEVNDIIFKIKSIKENRIDKIELILK
- a CDS encoding multidrug resistance efflux transporter family protein yields the protein MKKALLFGIGASFFFSFTFVLNRQMNIGGGSWYWSSSLRYLFMLPILFCIVATKKQLSPVIEDIKKNPVSWFIWSTVGFGFFYAPLSFASAYGASWLVAGTWQLTIIAGALMSPFFYTIVDGKKIRSHIPKKFLLVSLVILTGIFLMLSEEAKKISIIDSLFVVVPVLFAAFSYPLGNRKMMELCSNRLSTLQRVFGMTLCSIPFWIIIVIFGFVQTGPPSHNQLIQSFIVAVSSGVIATIMFFKATDMVKGDTHKLAVVESTQVGELIFTLSGGILVFHDTVPTTLGIVGIILVAIGMMVNSFIQE